In Calothrix sp. PCC 7507, one DNA window encodes the following:
- a CDS encoding ribulose bisphosphate carboxylase small subunit yields MAVRSTAAPPTPWSRSLAEPQIHETSFVHSFSNLIGDVRIGANVIVAPGTTIRADEGTPFYLGENTNIQDGVVIHGLEQGRVIGDDQNQYSVWIGKNTCITHMALIHGPAYVGDNSFIGFRSTVFNARVGAGCIVMMHALIQDVEIPPGKYVPSGAIITNQQQADRLPDVQEQDEEFAHHVVGINQALRAGYRCAADSKCIAPIRDENTKSYTSNGVTVLELERSSEVSSNRLGAETIEQIRYLLEQGYKIGTEHVDQRRFRTGSWTSCQPIEPRSIGEAIAALESCLRDHSGEYVRLFGIDKGRRRVLETIIQRPDGTVGAPANFRAPATQSHHSYNGGGNGSSNGNGSGRISSETVDQIRQLLAGGYKIGTEHVDERRFRTGSWQSCEAINANSANDVVAALEDCINNHQGEYVRLIGIDTKAKRRVLESIIQRPNGQASPSGSQKSFVSTTATATATATSTRLSTEVVDQLRQLLAGGYKISVEHVDQRRFRTGSWTSTGPIEATSERAAIAALEANLAEYPGEYVRLIGIDSKAKRRVLETIIQRP; encoded by the coding sequence ATGGCAGTCCGCAGCACGGCGGCACCCCCAACCCCGTGGTCAAGGAGTTTGGCTGAACCCCAAATCCATGAAACTTCTTTTGTACATTCGTTCTCCAATCTGATTGGGGATGTACGAATAGGTGCAAATGTAATCGTTGCTCCGGGGACTACGATTAGAGCGGATGAAGGTACACCTTTTTATCTTGGTGAAAATACTAATATTCAAGATGGTGTTGTCATTCATGGGTTAGAGCAAGGACGAGTAATTGGCGATGACCAAAACCAATACTCTGTATGGATTGGTAAAAACACTTGCATTACCCACATGGCTCTAATTCACGGGCCAGCCTATGTTGGGGATAATTCCTTCATTGGTTTTCGCTCCACGGTATTTAATGCCAGGGTGGGTGCTGGTTGCATCGTGATGATGCACGCTTTGATTCAAGATGTAGAAATTCCCCCAGGTAAATATGTACCTTCGGGAGCGATCATCACTAACCAACAGCAAGCTGACCGCTTGCCAGATGTGCAAGAGCAGGATGAAGAATTTGCCCATCATGTGGTTGGGATTAATCAAGCTTTGCGGGCTGGTTATCGCTGTGCTGCAGATAGCAAATGTATTGCTCCCATTCGGGATGAGAATACTAAATCTTATACAAGTAATGGTGTTACTGTTTTAGAGTTAGAAAGGAGTAGTGAAGTGTCGAGCAATCGCTTGGGTGCAGAAACAATAGAGCAGATACGCTATCTATTGGAGCAAGGTTATAAAATTGGCACCGAACACGTAGACCAAAGAAGGTTCCGTACTGGCTCTTGGACTAGTTGCCAGCCAATTGAACCGAGAAGCATAGGTGAAGCGATCGCTGCTTTGGAATCTTGTCTGAGAGACCATAGTGGTGAATATGTCCGTTTATTTGGTATTGACAAAGGTAGACGGCGTGTGCTGGAGACAATTATTCAACGTCCCGATGGCACAGTTGGCGCACCTGCTAACTTTAGAGCGCCTGCTACTCAATCTCATCACAGTTACAACGGCGGTGGCAACGGTAGCAGTAACGGTAATGGTAGTGGACGTATCAGCTCTGAAACCGTCGATCAAATCCGCCAGCTGTTAGCAGGTGGTTACAAAATCGGCACAGAACATGTAGATGAGCGACGATTCCGTACTGGTTCTTGGCAAAGTTGTGAAGCAATTAACGCCAATTCCGCCAATGATGTTGTTGCTGCCTTAGAAGACTGCATTAACAACCATCAAGGCGAGTATGTGCGGTTGATTGGCATTGACACCAAAGCCAAACGGCGGGTGTTAGAAAGCATTATCCAACGACCCAACGGCCAAGCTAGCCCATCTGGTAGCCAAAAATCATTTGTCTCGACAACAGCAACTGCAACAGCGACAGCAACCAGCACCCGCTTGAGTACTGAGGTAGTGGATCAGTTACGGCAACTATTGGCTGGTGGGTACAAAATTAGCGTTGAACACGTAGACCAAAGGCGTTTCCGCACTGGTTCTTGGACTAGTACCGGGCCAATCGAGGCAACTTCCGAAAGAGCCGCGATCGCCGCCTTGGAAGCAAACCTTGCCGAATACCCAGGGGAATATGTCCGCTTAATTGGGATTGACTCCAAAGCCAAGCGCCGGGTACTAGAAACAATTATTCAACGTCCGTAG
- a CDS encoding carbon dioxide-concentrating mechanism protein CcmK, producing the protein MSIAVGMVETLGFPAVVEAADAMVKAARVTLVGYEKIGSGRVTVIVRGDVSEVQASVAAGVESVKRVNGGQVLSTHIIARPHENLEYVLPIRYTEDVEQFRENVNAIRPFGRRP; encoded by the coding sequence ATGTCAATTGCAGTGGGAATGGTAGAAACGCTGGGATTTCCAGCGGTTGTAGAAGCAGCGGATGCAATGGTGAAAGCAGCTCGCGTCACCTTAGTAGGCTATGAAAAAATCGGCAGTGGTCGAGTCACAGTCATCGTCAGAGGAGACGTTTCCGAAGTGCAAGCTTCTGTAGCGGCTGGCGTGGAATCAGTGAAGCGAGTCAACGGCGGACAAGTTCTGTCTACCCACATCATTGCTCGTCCTCATGAAAACTTAGAGTACGTCCTGCCAATTCGTTATACCGAAGACGTAGAACAGTTCCGGGAAAATGTCAACGCCATCCGTCCTTTTGGTAGAAGACCATAA
- a CDS encoding carbon dioxide-concentrating mechanism protein CcmK has product METYNQQPFTTVQASRRRESFQDTALGLVSTSSFPAIVGTADMMLKSAGVHLVGYEKTGSGHCTAIVRGGIADVRLAVEAGVQTAEQFGQLISSLVIPRPYPNLDVVLPITTRLTKIMEEGNYSRLSNQAVGLVETRGFPAMVGACDAMLKAADVHLAAYEKIGAGLCTAIIRGTVANVAVAVEAGMYEAERIGELNAVMVIPRPLDELEQTLPLASCWIEQRQPFNLPINIKEQVAEIEVLQLPDLGKLPIKIVEEIMEE; this is encoded by the coding sequence ATGGAAACATATAATCAACAGCCTTTTACCACAGTCCAGGCATCCCGGCGGCGAGAGAGCTTCCAGGACACTGCTTTGGGTTTAGTATCTACCAGTAGCTTTCCGGCGATCGTGGGAACAGCTGACATGATGCTGAAATCGGCAGGGGTTCATCTAGTTGGCTATGAAAAAACTGGGAGTGGTCATTGTACTGCAATTGTCAGAGGTGGTATCGCTGATGTTCGTCTGGCGGTAGAAGCTGGTGTGCAAACTGCCGAACAGTTTGGTCAGTTGATTTCTAGCTTAGTGATTCCCCGACCTTATCCTAACCTGGACGTTGTGCTGCCTATCACCACTCGTCTCACTAAAATCATGGAAGAAGGCAACTATAGCCGTCTGAGTAATCAAGCAGTGGGTTTAGTCGAGACGCGAGGGTTTCCGGCGATGGTGGGTGCTTGTGATGCCATGCTCAAAGCTGCTGATGTCCATTTGGCAGCCTATGAAAAAATTGGTGCCGGTCTATGTACAGCTATTATTCGCGGTACCGTGGCAAATGTAGCGGTAGCCGTGGAAGCTGGGATGTATGAAGCAGAACGCATTGGGGAGTTAAATGCAGTCATGGTGATTCCGCGCCCACTAGATGAACTAGAGCAAACTTTACCACTAGCAAGTTGTTGGATAGAACAGCGTCAACCATTCAATTTACCAATCAATATCAAAGAACAAGTTGCCGAAATAGAAGTGCTTCAGTTACCAGATTTAGGCAAGTTACCCATCAAAATTGTGGAAGAAATTATGGAAGAATGA
- a CDS encoding mucoidy inhibitor MuiA family protein: MVNPETSSSRRIIFSQIVAVTVYGNKALVTRLGTVSLTGMEQELVIPSLPVTLEPESVRVRGAGTVGVRLLGVSSDRIYTTEPVAERVAQLTRQIQQIEADKRHLQAQVDALVLQSSFIAGLREKTEEPFAQSLARKNLSLSETLDFLNFLGSQYGEYAIAAGECKSQEQELDKQLQVLYASLQKIQTPHPKESFSLIIATEVAGESEFELEVSYMVNRASWTPLYDLRFHSTSNMVHLSYLAEVTQSTGEDWLGVALTLSTAKPGLGTLPPKLEPWYIGTPRPPVEFMDRRRLPSAPTIMLKPSSAAEAYGQEEDEVAESSPIKAETVVAEVTKQGSVVTFKLNSGGNIPSDGAPHKTTIFQDDYPSSFDYVAVPRLVSFAYLQANVKNSPNGATFLPGKANIFRDDIFVGTTQLENIAPGQEFKLNLGIDESLKIERDLVERQVDKKLISNQRRITYGYRLIITNLLNQETHLKLTEQLPVSRSEQIKVRLTRSNPHIQLGEMGILEWVLTLAPEEQREIYYQFTVEHPPELTVVGLDI; encoded by the coding sequence GTGGTTAACCCGGAAACGTCATCTTCACGCAGAATAATTTTCAGCCAGATTGTTGCTGTGACAGTGTACGGGAACAAAGCCTTAGTGACAAGACTAGGCACAGTTTCCCTAACAGGAATGGAACAGGAATTAGTCATCCCCTCACTACCAGTGACTCTAGAACCTGAATCCGTTAGGGTTCGCGGTGCGGGTACTGTGGGAGTGCGTTTGCTGGGAGTGAGTAGCGATCGCATCTACACCACCGAACCCGTCGCCGAACGAGTCGCGCAGTTGACACGGCAAATTCAGCAGATAGAAGCAGATAAACGCCATTTACAGGCGCAAGTAGATGCTTTAGTTCTGCAATCGAGTTTTATCGCTGGCTTACGGGAAAAAACAGAAGAACCCTTTGCTCAGAGTTTGGCAAGGAAAAATCTCAGCCTGAGTGAAACTCTGGATTTTCTCAACTTTTTGGGTAGTCAGTATGGTGAATATGCGATCGCTGCTGGAGAGTGCAAAAGCCAAGAACAAGAATTAGACAAGCAGTTACAAGTCCTCTACGCCTCATTGCAAAAAATCCAAACACCTCATCCCAAAGAAAGCTTCAGCTTGATTATTGCAACTGAAGTTGCAGGGGAAAGCGAATTTGAGCTAGAGGTGTCTTATATGGTGAATCGCGCCAGTTGGACTCCGCTTTATGACTTGCGCTTTCACAGTACCAGCAATATGGTACATCTAAGCTACTTGGCAGAAGTTACCCAAAGCACAGGCGAAGATTGGCTTGGGGTTGCTCTCACCCTTTCCACCGCCAAACCAGGATTAGGTACACTCCCACCCAAACTTGAACCCTGGTATATAGGAACTCCACGTCCACCAGTGGAATTCATGGACAGAAGACGACTCCCATCTGCTCCTACCATAATGCTTAAACCTTCTTCTGCTGCTGAAGCCTATGGACAAGAAGAAGATGAAGTTGCAGAAAGCAGCCCTATCAAAGCAGAAACTGTCGTTGCAGAAGTTACAAAACAAGGGAGTGTAGTTACCTTTAAACTCAATAGTGGTGGGAATATTCCCAGTGATGGCGCACCCCATAAAACGACAATCTTCCAAGATGATTATCCCAGTAGTTTCGATTATGTAGCCGTGCCACGCTTAGTGAGCTTTGCTTATTTGCAAGCTAACGTCAAAAATAGCCCAAATGGTGCAACTTTTTTACCCGGTAAAGCCAATATTTTCCGTGATGATATTTTTGTGGGTACTACTCAGCTAGAAAATATTGCACCAGGACAAGAATTTAAATTGAACTTAGGAATTGATGAAAGTTTAAAAATTGAGCGTGACTTAGTTGAGCGTCAGGTAGATAAAAAGTTAATTAGCAACCAGCGGCGAATTACTTATGGTTATCGATTGATCATTACTAACTTGCTCAATCAAGAAACTCATCTAAAATTAACAGAACAATTACCAGTCAGCCGCAGCGAACAGATTAAAGTCCGCCTCACCCGCAGCAACCCACACATTCAACTCGGCGAAATGGGGATTTTGGAATGGGTATTAACTCTTGCGCCTGAAGAACAAAGGGAAATATATTACCAGTTCACTGTTGAGCATCCGCCAGAGTTAACAGTTGTGGGGTTAGATATTTAG
- a CDS encoding EutN/CcmL family microcompartment protein: protein MQVAKVRGTVVSTQKDPSLRGVKLLLLQLVDEDGNPLPTYEVAADIVGAGVDEWVLVSRGSAARQIQGNEQRPLDAAVVAIIDTIHVEDRLIYSKKDQYR from the coding sequence ATGCAAGTTGCTAAAGTTCGTGGCACAGTAGTCAGCACTCAAAAAGATCCAAGTCTTCGCGGTGTGAAATTACTGTTGTTGCAATTAGTAGACGAAGATGGCAACCCCCTGCCAACATACGAAGTTGCGGCAGATATTGTCGGTGCTGGAGTAGATGAGTGGGTACTGGTCAGTAGAGGCAGTGCCGCTCGTCAAATTCAGGGTAATGAACAGCGTCCTTTGGATGCAGCAGTGGTGGCGATTATAGATACTATTCACGTGGAAGATCGTCTCATTTACAGCAAAAAAGACCAATACAGATAG
- a CDS encoding Uma2 family endonuclease encodes MTSATNLDTNLTPFPDHTQLPESDGTFVKNFQEHPQSILITDSIKPILQKRHPDGQYCIGQDCGIYWRMTDPPEKGAEAPDWFYVGNVPPLLDGQTRRSYVLWREFIAPLIVLEFVSGDGSEERDKTPWKGKFWIYEQVIHPAFYGIYEVNKASVEVYHLVEGQYQLLAANEQGHYPIHPLGVELGIWLGVYQNMELPWLRWWDLQGNLLLTGEERAERESQRAEQERQRADRLTAQLRALGIEPEA; translated from the coding sequence ATGACCTCTGCAACCAACCTCGATACTAATCTTACCCCTTTCCCCGATCATACGCAGCTACCAGAGTCCGACGGCACTTTCGTGAAAAACTTTCAGGAACATCCCCAAAGCATTCTCATCACGGACTCGATTAAACCGATATTGCAAAAACGTCATCCTGATGGGCAATACTGTATTGGTCAAGATTGTGGGATCTACTGGCGGATGACTGATCCCCCGGAAAAAGGAGCAGAAGCACCAGACTGGTTTTATGTAGGTAATGTACCACCCTTACTGGATGGGCAAACACGAAGGTCTTATGTATTGTGGCGAGAATTTATTGCTCCTCTGATTGTCTTAGAATTTGTCTCTGGGGATGGTAGCGAGGAGCGAGATAAAACCCCTTGGAAGGGGAAATTTTGGATTTATGAGCAGGTAATTCATCCGGCTTTTTACGGTATTTATGAAGTGAATAAAGCCAGTGTAGAAGTTTATCACTTAGTTGAAGGACAGTATCAGCTTTTAGCAGCAAATGAACAGGGACATTATCCCATACATCCTTTAGGCGTTGAGTTAGGCATTTGGCTAGGAGTCTACCAGAATATGGAATTACCCTGGCTACGCTGGTGGGATTTGCAAGGTAATTTGTTGTTGACTGGTGAGGAAAGAGCCGAACGAGAATCTCAACGGGCTGAACAGGAACGCCAACGGGCCGATCGCCTCACTGCTCAATTGCGTGCTTTGGGAATAGAACCAGAAGCCTAA
- a CDS encoding carbon dioxide-concentrating mechanism protein CcmK, with amino-acid sequence MPIAVGMIETKGFPAVVEAADAMVKAARVTLVGYEKIGSARVTVIVRGDVSEVQASVAAGVEAARRVNGGEVVSTHIIARPHENLEYVLPIRYTEAVEQFRT; translated from the coding sequence ATGCCAATTGCAGTTGGAATGATTGAGACTAAAGGCTTTCCGGCAGTAGTAGAAGCTGCTGATGCAATGGTGAAAGCAGCCCGTGTCACGCTGGTAGGTTATGAAAAAATCGGTAGCGCTCGCGTCACAGTGATTGTGCGTGGAGACGTGTCTGAGGTGCAAGCCTCAGTTGCAGCCGGGGTAGAAGCAGCCAGGAGAGTCAATGGTGGTGAAGTAGTATCTACTCACATCATTGCTCGTCCCCATGAAAACCTAGAATATGTCTTACCGATTCGTTATACGGAAGCTGTAGAACAGTTCCGTACCTAG
- a CDS encoding LysR family transcriptional regulator yields MNQATLHQLKVFEAAARHSSFTRAAEELFLTQPTVSMQIKQLTKSVGLPLFEQVGKRLYLTEAGRELFATCRQIFETIAQFEMKVADLKGLKQGQLRLAAITTAKYFIPRLLGPFCQLYPGIEISLQVTNHEGILDRMSNNLDDLYIMSQVPENMDVNCQPFLDNPLVVFAPVNHPLAKEKNIPIQRLAEEPFIMREPGSGTRRAVQSLFDQEGISVKVKLELGSNEAIKQAIAGGLGISVLSLHTLIAESSEVTILDVEHFPIKRTWYMVHPSGKQLSIVARTYFEYLLDAAKKFIQQNTHIAWGTFEEKQEEGTVNSKQ; encoded by the coding sequence TTGAACCAAGCAACACTACACCAGTTAAAGGTATTTGAGGCTGCAGCACGACACAGCAGCTTTACTCGTGCTGCTGAGGAATTATTTCTCACCCAACCCACCGTTTCCATGCAGATCAAGCAGCTCACAAAATCGGTAGGATTACCATTATTTGAGCAGGTGGGTAAACGCCTTTATTTGACAGAAGCAGGACGAGAATTATTTGCTACATGTCGGCAAATTTTTGAGACCATAGCTCAATTTGAAATGAAGGTAGCAGATTTAAAAGGTCTCAAACAAGGGCAATTGCGCTTGGCTGCAATCACAACAGCTAAGTACTTTATCCCCCGTTTGTTGGGGCCATTCTGCCAACTTTATCCGGGGATTGAAATTTCGCTGCAAGTAACAAATCATGAAGGCATTTTAGACAGGATGAGTAATAACCTGGACGACTTGTATATTATGAGTCAAGTTCCAGAAAATATGGATGTAAATTGTCAACCTTTTTTAGATAATCCCTTGGTAGTGTTTGCACCCGTTAATCATCCATTAGCAAAGGAAAAAAATATCCCTATCCAACGCCTAGCCGAAGAACCTTTTATTATGCGGGAACCGGGTTCAGGAACACGCCGTGCTGTTCAAAGCCTGTTCGATCAAGAAGGAATATCCGTAAAAGTTAAGCTGGAGTTGGGGAGTAATGAAGCAATTAAACAAGCGATCGCTGGTGGTTTAGGAATTTCTGTTTTATCTCTCCACACCTTAATAGCAGAGTCATCAGAGGTGACGATTCTGGATGTAGAACACTTTCCCATTAAGCGAACATGGTACATGGTTCACCCATCCGGCAAACAATTATCTATCGTCGCTCGGACATACTTTGAGTATCTACTAGACGCAGCCAAGAAATTTATCCAGCAAAATACTCATATCGCTTGGGGTACATTTGAGGAAAAACAAGAAGAGGGAACAGTGAACAGTAAACAGTAA
- a CDS encoding hexapeptide repeat-containing transferase codes for MSVPPLRLSNNFDPYISGEVIIHPSAVIAPGVILQAATNSKIIIGSGVCVGMGSILQVNEGTLEVEAGASLGAGFLMIGPGKIGTNACIGSATTVFNSLVAPGQVIPPGSIIGDTSRSIVETKQLETSTTNSASAKILDHGEEDYWAEGHSKTETKEGKTISSTKFSATAFLELQHESVPLSSSSDTPESESPAIESTPKLADSTETNPDSQPDQAIAESSNGIGTQIYGQGSIQRLLITLFPHRQSLSEPTSDEHSK; via the coding sequence ATGTCTGTGCCGCCACTGCGCCTCAGTAATAACTTTGATCCTTATATTAGTGGCGAGGTAATTATTCATCCCAGTGCAGTCATCGCACCAGGGGTGATACTCCAAGCGGCTACAAACAGCAAGATCATCATCGGTTCGGGGGTCTGTGTTGGCATGGGGTCAATTCTCCAAGTCAATGAAGGCACTCTAGAAGTTGAAGCAGGAGCAAGCCTAGGAGCAGGGTTTTTGATGATTGGCCCAGGTAAAATAGGAACAAATGCTTGTATTGGTTCAGCCACAACCGTTTTTAACTCTTTGGTTGCACCTGGACAAGTAATTCCACCTGGGTCAATTATCGGAGACACTAGTCGCAGTATTGTGGAAACAAAGCAACTGGAAACATCTACAACTAATTCTGCTTCCGCAAAAATACTTGATCATGGAGAAGAGGACTACTGGGCAGAAGGACACAGTAAAACGGAAACTAAAGAAGGTAAGACAATTTCCTCAACTAAGTTCTCCGCTACAGCATTCCTGGAGTTACAACACGAGTCTGTTCCCCTTTCATCCTCATCTGACACTCCAGAAAGTGAGTCTCCTGCTATAGAGTCAACTCCCAAACTTGCTGACTCCACAGAAACCAATCCAGACTCACAACCCGATCAGGCGATCGCTGAATCTTCTAACGGTATCGGTACTCAAATTTATGGTCAAGGGAGTATACAAAGGCTTTTGATCACATTGTTTCCCCATCGACAATCTTTAAGTGAACCCACCTCTGACGAGCATTCAAAATAG